In the Gemmatimonadetes bacterium T265 genome, CCACCGCCTACTACGGCTGACGGGCCACCCCCTTGTCGACTGGCCGTCCGAGGTCAATGGATCGTTCGCGTGCTTCGAGCAAGACTTGGAGACTACCATGCGCTCGGAGCTCGGGGGCGAAGTGTATGATGGCATTCTAGGAATTTGTCAGCGTGAGTTCGCTATTCCGAAGCTCAAGCATGCTCGAAAGAACCCTACCGTCGTCGCGCGTGTCATCGAGGAAGCGAAGACGCGCGGGTGCACGTGCGCAACCCTCGAACAGATCGTCAGGGCGGCACAAGCACTGGCCTGAAGCCGCAGGGCTGTGTATCGGGGGTAGTACGAGGTCCCACGTACGCAGGTGAATAGGCGTTAGCAACTGTCTTCGTTGTCAAGCCATAGCAACTGTCTTCGTTGTCAAGCCATAGCAGGCGCTCCGACCGCGCACCACGCCGTGTTGCTCCGCGCCATCGCGTTCAGCGTGGTCAGCAGCTTCCGCATGCACGCGACCAGCGCGAGCTTCTTCGGCTTCCCGGTCGCGAGCAGCCGCTGGTAGAAGGCGCGGATCACCGCGTTGCGCTTCGTCGCGACCAGGGCCGCCATGTAAAGCACCGCGCGCACACTGGCTCGGCCGCCGTGCACGAAGCGGCGGCCCCGCATGGTGCCCGAGTCGCGACTGAGCGGCGCGACGCCGACGAGCTTCGCGACCTCGCGGCGCGAGAGCCGGCCTAACTCGGGCAGCTCGGCGAGGAGCGTGCGCGCGAGCACCGGCCCGACACCGGGCACGCTGCGGAGTAGGTCATCGCGCTCGCGCCAGGCGGGGCTCTGCTGGATGAGTCGCCCGAGGTCCGCGTCGGCCGCGCGTAGCTCGCCCGTGAGAAAGGCGATGTGCGCCGCGAGGCTCTTCTGCACGGCCTCGGTCCGGCGCGCGACGGCGTGGCCCAGGCGACTGCGTTCGGCGGTGAGCATGTCGAGCAGCTGCCGACGCCGCGTGAGCAGCGCGTCGAGTTCCTGCACGTCCGCCTATGCAAGTACACCCAAGCTCGCGCGGGCGCGGAACAGGCAAGTTCGCGCACCCGGTCGTGCTGTTCAGTCGTGGTCTCTCGCTCCTGATAAGGGTGGCGGGTGCCCCGGAGCGCCGCTCGGTGACGCGTCGCTGCGGGGCGCGAGGAGGGCGCCCAGTTCACGGAGCCGGTAGCTCCGCCCGTCGATGTGGACCACGGCCACGTGGTGCAGCCGCCGGTCGAGGATCGCCGTCGTGAGGATCTCGTCGCCGGCGAAGATCTCCGGCCAGTCCCGCACGTGCTTGTTCGAGGTCAGCACGATGCTCCCGCGCTCGTAGCGCGCCGACACGAGCCGGAAGAAGAGGTTCGCCTCCATCCGGTCCAGCGGGCGGAAGCCGACCTCGTCGATGATGAGCAGCCCGCAGTTGAAGTACCGCTTCGCCCGGAGCCGGGCGGGCGGTACCGCGGCGTCCGCCCGCAGCACGTGCATCAGGTCGTCCAGGACGAAGTGCGCCACCGAGAAGCCGTTCTTGATCGCCTTCACGCCGAGCGCGGTCGCGAGGTGGCTTTTGCCGACCCCGGGCGGCCCGAGGAAGAGCACGTTGGTCTTCTCGCGGAGGTAGCTGCACGTGGCCAGCGCCTCGAGCTGCCGGCGGTCGGCCTTGGGCTGGAAGCCCCAGTCGAAGTCCTCGAGCGTCTTGCCCGGCGGGAGGCCCGAGAGCTTGAGCATGGTCGTCACGCGGCGCTCGTCCTTGCGCTCCAGCTCCCCGGTGAGCACCAGGTCGAGGAACGCCGTGGGC is a window encoding:
- a CDS encoding ATPase AAA; translation: MKPRAPAATTPRAATPPALPDLDPLAAKLTALGLDYPAGVLPELLEQAAREGLSPTAFLDLVLTGELERKDERRVTTMLKLSGLPPGKTLEDFDWGFQPKADRRQLEALATCSYLREKTNVLFLGPPGVGKSHLATALGVKAIKNGFSVAHFVLDDLMHVLRADAAVPPARLRAKRYFNCGLLIIDEVGFRPLDRMEANLFFRLVSARYERGSIVLTSNKHVRDWPEIFAGDEILTTAILDRRLHHVAVVHIDGRSYRLRELGALLAPRSDASPSGAPGHPPPLSGARDHD